TGGAGCTCTGCGGCGGCCTGCACGTCGCCAATACGGGTAGCATCGGCTACTTTAAAATCACCGCCGAGAGCGCGGTAGGGGCCGGCGTGCGCCGCATTGAGGCCGTAACGGCCGCCGCGGCCGAGGCCTACGTCGACCAGCAGCTCGACCTGCTTCAGCAGGTACGCGAAGCGCTGGGCAACCCCCAGCACCTGCTCACCAGCCTCGACAAGCAAACCGAGGAAATAGCGGCTCTGCGCAAGCAGCTCGAAGGCTTCGCCCAGCAAAGCCTCAACCAGCAGAAAACCCAGCTCGCCGCCCAGCTTAAAGACCTCAACGGCCTCAAATTCCTGGCCGCCCAGGTGCAGGCTACCAGCGCCGACGACCTCAAGAAGCTGGCCTACGACCTGCGCCAGACTACCCCCAACCTGGTGCTGGTGCTCGGGGCCGAAATCGATGGCAAGCCCCAGCTGGCCGTGATGCTCGACGACGACATCGCCAAAGCCGGTCGGCTCAACGCTACCACCCTGGTGCGCGAGCTGGCCAGGGAAATTCAGGGCGGCGGCGGCGGCCAGCCTTTCTTCGCTACCGCCGGCGGCAAAAACCTGGCTGGCTTAGGCACCGCCATTGCCAAGGCTGAGGCTTTAGTAGCGAAAATCATCTAGCCCGGTTTTCTCAGAAGCTGTTCAGGAAGTCCTTGCGGCTTGCCTGAACAGCCGCCCGTTTTAAAGCAAAAAATGCCCATTAAACCAGGTTTAATGGGCATTTTTATAGGCTTTCAGTCCATTGACCCAAGCCGAGGAAGCGTGAGCGCCTGCGTTTAGTCGTTTAGCCTATCCAACGCCGAGCCGCTTTCGCGGGCTTACTTAGTCTGCGCTACTGGCCCCGGCCGCTACGCGGAGTGCGAAACGGCTCCAACTAAATGTCAGTATATTTCAAATTAAAGCACAAGCTCTGATGAAACAAGTCCGTTGGTTGCCCGCCGGGTTGCTGGTAGGAGTACTCGGGGCCATGACCCCAGCTGCTAAGCGCGTGGCCATCCCGCCGGAAATACTGCTCTGGCCCCACGGAGCCCCCGGCCCCAAGCCCCTCGCCACGCCGGAAGTAGTGCGCCTGACTGACCAGGGCGACCGGGTTCTGACCCATATTCAACAGCCGTCAATCACACCCTTCCTGCCAGCGGGGACAAACAACACCAGGATTGCTGTTGTCGTCATCCCCGGCGGGGGCCACAGCGAGCTCTGGATGAGCCACGAAGGCTACAACCCGGCCGCGTGGTTCGCCTCGCAGGGCATCGCCGCCTTCGTGTTGAAGTACCGCCTGGCGCGTGAGCCTAATTCGCCCTACACCGTGGACCAGGATGAGCTGGCCGACGTGCAGCGGGCGTTGCGGCTGGTAAAAAGCCACGCCGCCGACTGGCAGCTCGACACGGCCAGGGTTGGAGTGCTGGGTTTTTCAGCGGGCGGCGAGCTGGCGGGTCTGGCAGCTATGCGCTTTACCCCCGCCAACCCGCACGCGCCCGACCCGGTGGACCAGCAAAGCGACCGGCCCGCTTTTCAGGTGCTGCTTTACCCCGGCAACAGTGGCCGCCTGGAGGTTACCCGCCATTCGCCGCCGGTCTTTATTGCGGGGGGCTTTCACGACCGCCCCGACATTGCCCAGGGCATGGCCCAGCTTTACCTGAAGTACCAGCAGCTGCAGGTGCCCGCCGAGCTGCATATTTATGCCGGGGTCGGCCACGGCTTTGGCCTGCGCAGCACCAATGAAGCCGCCGTGGCTGACTGGCCCCGTCAGGTAAGGCTCTGGCTACGGGAAATAGGCATTCTGAAAAAGTGAGGTCGACGAAGCCAAACGAGCTCAGCCTGGTGACCTGGCTCACGGCCGCCGGCACCAACCTTACAAGCCGCCCCGACGAGGCCCTGCTGACTCCTGCTGTCTGTGCCAGGCGTAAATAGTAGCGCTCAGAACTCGCCCGCACCGTCCGATTCAAGTGAGTGGCGTACCGGGGCAGCTAATGTCCAGCTCACTACCCGTGCAACACGCCATACTCCCCCTTTTTGCTGCCAGAGCATCGTAAATTTGAACGTGCCGTTGTAACGAGAGCCCCTGCTCCTTACCTATGGATTTCGCAACTCCTAATCCCCTGAAGACCGTCTCCGTTACGGCCTTGTACCAGCCGTTGGCGGCTGCCTAATCCCCACTTTTACTCTACCAGCAGCTTCTGACCGGTGCTGCCTGCGCCGCGCAGCACGTACACGCCCGGTGCTAGGCCGCGCACGTCCAGGGTGGCTTCGGTGGCCCCAGCGGCTACGGGGTAACGG
The sequence above is drawn from the Hymenobacter baengnokdamensis genome and encodes:
- a CDS encoding alpha/beta hydrolase, with translation MKQVRWLPAGLLVGVLGAMTPAAKRVAIPPEILLWPHGAPGPKPLATPEVVRLTDQGDRVLTHIQQPSITPFLPAGTNNTRIAVVVIPGGGHSELWMSHEGYNPAAWFASQGIAAFVLKYRLAREPNSPYTVDQDELADVQRALRLVKSHAADWQLDTARVGVLGFSAGGELAGLAAMRFTPANPHAPDPVDQQSDRPAFQVLLYPGNSGRLEVTRHSPPVFIAGGFHDRPDIAQGMAQLYLKYQQLQVPAELHIYAGVGHGFGLRSTNEAAVADWPRQVRLWLREIGILKK